The following proteins are encoded in a genomic region of Amycolatopsis sulphurea:
- the pheS gene encoding phenylalanine--tRNA ligase subunit alpha encodes MSGATEQPVDVLAPETLRAAIKAAEEAFAGAADLDALAAVKPAHLGDQSPLLLARREIGGLPKQEKADAGKRVNEARQATQSAFDQRRAALQAERDERVLREEAVDVTLPWDRVPRGARHPISTLSERIADVFVGMGYEVAEGPELEAEWFNFDALNFGKDHPARQLQDTFYVGEEDSGLVLRTHTSPVQARSLLHRDLPVYVVCPGRTYRTDELDATHTPVFTQVEGLAVDKGLTMANLKGTLDAFARAMFGDRSRTRLRPHFFPFTEPSAEVDVWFEEKKGGAGWVEWGGCGMVNPNVLRACGVDPEVYSGFAFGMGIERTLQFRNGIPDMRDMVEGDVRFTLPFGTEA; translated from the coding sequence ATGTCCGGAGCCACAGAACAGCCGGTCGACGTGCTCGCACCGGAGACCCTGCGCGCGGCGATCAAGGCGGCCGAAGAGGCCTTCGCCGGCGCGGCCGACCTGGATGCCCTGGCCGCCGTCAAACCGGCCCATCTCGGGGACCAGTCGCCGCTGCTGCTCGCCCGCCGGGAGATCGGCGGCCTGCCCAAGCAGGAGAAGGCCGACGCCGGCAAGCGGGTCAACGAGGCGCGCCAGGCCACGCAGTCCGCATTCGACCAGCGCCGCGCGGCCCTGCAAGCGGAGCGTGACGAGCGGGTGCTCCGCGAGGAGGCCGTCGACGTCACGCTGCCATGGGACCGCGTACCGCGCGGCGCCCGGCACCCGATCAGCACGCTGTCCGAGCGGATCGCCGACGTGTTCGTGGGCATGGGCTACGAAGTCGCCGAAGGCCCGGAGCTCGAGGCCGAGTGGTTCAACTTCGACGCGCTGAACTTCGGCAAGGACCACCCGGCACGCCAGCTGCAGGACACCTTCTACGTCGGCGAGGAGGACTCGGGCCTGGTGCTGCGCACGCACACCTCGCCGGTGCAGGCTCGCAGCCTCCTGCACCGCGACCTGCCGGTGTACGTGGTGTGCCCGGGCCGCACGTACCGCACCGACGAGCTGGACGCCACGCACACCCCGGTCTTCACCCAGGTCGAGGGCCTCGCGGTGGACAAGGGCCTCACCATGGCCAACCTCAAGGGCACCCTGGACGCGTTCGCCCGCGCCATGTTCGGTGACCGGTCGAGGACCCGGCTGCGTCCGCACTTCTTCCCGTTCACCGAGCCGTCCGCCGAGGTGGACGTGTGGTTCGAGGAGAAGAAGGGCGGCGCCGGCTGGGTCGAGTGGGGCGGCTGCGGCATGGTCAACCCGAACGTGCTGCGGGCCTGCGGCGTCGACCCCGAGGTGTACTCGGGCTTCGCGTTCGGCATGGGCATCGAGCGGACCCTGCAGTTCCGCAACGGCATCCCGGACATGCGCGACATGGTCGAAGGCGACGTCCGGTTCACTCTTCCCTTCGGAACGGAGGCGTAG
- a CDS encoding amino acid deaminase, translating to MTSSGKTALDAAVRAGRGERIDWRFRSIAPALAGLTLDEAATRRANLFGDGFFGPFVVVGAAELAHNLRTMARWCAERGVVLAPHGKTTMAPELFARQLAYGAWGITAANAGHVRIYRAFGVSRILLANQLVDPSGLRWLAGELAADPDFEFVCWVDSVRGVELMTDALSEAPRPVDVLVELGGEGGRTGVRDSATAYAVAEAVAKSPALSLRGAGGYEGALSHHSDATALAKISSYIDSMRGLAVSFAEMGLLADGPVYVTAGGSAYFDRIVDELTKPWPDGLDVLPILRSGAYLTHDDGFYREISPLGAHPRINGVETFHPALHAWAQVTSKPSAELALLTAGKRDLPYDEGMPEPQLLRKDGVVTTLTGHTVPKMNDQHTFLTLPADSPVAVGDWVRLGVSHPCTTFDKWPLLPVVDADGETVIDFVRTWF from the coding sequence ATGACCAGCTCCGGTAAGACCGCCCTGGACGCCGCCGTCCGCGCCGGGCGCGGGGAACGCATCGACTGGCGGTTCCGTTCGATCGCGCCCGCACTCGCCGGGCTCACCCTCGACGAGGCCGCGACCCGCCGCGCGAACCTGTTCGGCGACGGGTTCTTCGGCCCGTTCGTGGTGGTCGGCGCGGCGGAGCTGGCGCACAACCTGCGCACCATGGCGCGCTGGTGCGCCGAACGCGGGGTCGTGCTCGCGCCGCACGGCAAGACCACGATGGCGCCCGAGCTGTTCGCCCGGCAGCTCGCGTACGGCGCGTGGGGCATCACCGCGGCGAACGCCGGGCACGTACGGATCTACCGTGCCTTCGGGGTCTCCCGGATCCTGCTGGCGAACCAGCTCGTGGACCCGTCGGGCCTGCGCTGGCTGGCCGGTGAGCTGGCGGCGGATCCGGACTTCGAGTTCGTCTGCTGGGTCGATTCGGTCCGTGGTGTCGAGCTGATGACCGACGCGCTCTCGGAGGCACCCCGGCCGGTGGACGTCCTCGTAGAGCTGGGCGGCGAAGGCGGGCGTACCGGCGTACGCGATTCGGCGACGGCGTACGCGGTCGCCGAAGCCGTCGCGAAGAGCCCCGCTCTGAGCTTGAGGGGCGCCGGTGGTTACGAAGGAGCGCTTTCGCACCACAGCGACGCCACAGCGTTGGCGAAGATCAGTTCCTACATCGACAGCATGCGCGGCCTCGCCGTCTCGTTCGCCGAAATGGGCCTGCTCGCCGACGGCCCTGTGTACGTGACGGCAGGCGGCAGCGCCTACTTCGACCGCATCGTGGACGAGCTGACCAAGCCATGGCCGGACGGACTGGACGTGCTCCCGATTCTGCGCAGCGGCGCCTACCTGACGCACGACGACGGCTTCTACCGCGAAATCTCGCCGCTCGGCGCGCATCCCCGTATCAACGGCGTGGAGACGTTCCACCCCGCGCTCCACGCCTGGGCGCAGGTCACCTCGAAGCCGTCGGCGGAACTGGCCCTGCTGACCGCGGGCAAGCGCGACCTGCCCTACGACGAAGGGATGCCCGAACCCCAGCTGCTGCGCAAGGACGGCGTGGTCACCACGCTGACCGGGCACACCGTGCCCAAGATGAACGACCAGCACACTTTCCTCACCCTGCCCGCGGATTCGCCGGTCGCGGTCGGCGACTGGGTGCGGCTCGGCGTGTCCCATCCCTGCACGACCTTCGACAAATGGCCGCTGCTGCCGGTGGTGGACGCCGACGGCGAGACCGTGATCGACTTCGTACGGACGTGGTTCTGA
- the rpmI gene encoding 50S ribosomal protein L35, with protein sequence MPKMKTHSGTSKRVRVTGSGKLRRQKAGRRHLMEKKSNRLTRRLEGTTEVAKSDVGRLKRLLGR encoded by the coding sequence ATGCCGAAGATGAAGACGCACAGCGGGACGTCGAAGCGGGTGCGCGTGACCGGCTCGGGCAAGCTGCGCCGCCAGAAGGCCGGCCGCCGCCACCTGATGGAGAAGAAGTCGAACCGCCTCACCCGCCGGCTCGAGGGCACCACCGAGGTCGCCAAGAGCGACGTGGGCCGCCTGAAGCGCCTGCTCGGCCGCTGA
- the rplT gene encoding 50S ribosomal protein L20: protein MARVKRAVNAQKKRRATLELASGYRGQRSRLYRKAKEQTLHSLNYAYRDRRARKGDFRQLWITRINAAARANGVTYNRFIQGLKAAGVEVDRKILADLAITDAAAFTALAELAKANVNTGEAKSA, encoded by the coding sequence GTGGCACGCGTCAAGCGGGCGGTCAACGCCCAGAAGAAGCGTCGCGCGACTCTCGAACTGGCCAGCGGCTACCGCGGCCAGCGCTCGCGGCTGTACCGCAAGGCCAAGGAGCAGACGCTCCACTCGCTCAACTACGCCTACCGCGACCGCCGTGCGCGCAAGGGTGACTTCCGCCAGCTGTGGATCACCCGGATCAACGCGGCCGCCCGTGCCAACGGTGTGACCTACAACCGGTTCATCCAGGGCCTCAAGGCCGCGGGTGTCGAGGTGGACCGCAAGATCCTCGCGGACCTGGCCATCACCGACGCCGCCGCGTTCACCGCGCTCGCCGAGCTGGCCAAGGCGAACGTGAACACCGGCGAAGCGAAGTCGGCCTGA
- a CDS encoding RidA family protein: protein MGKTAFTTKDAPQPPAKFSQAVRKGNILQVAGQVAFDAATGAVVGDDVAGQTRQAFKNLETVLAEAGSSLADAVMVRVYLTDTSHFAAFNEVYDELIGEAPYPGRTTVYVGLPAGLLVEIDVLAVVD from the coding sequence ATGGGCAAGACGGCGTTCACCACGAAGGACGCGCCGCAGCCGCCGGCGAAGTTCTCGCAGGCCGTCCGCAAGGGGAACATCCTCCAGGTGGCCGGGCAGGTCGCCTTCGACGCGGCCACCGGCGCCGTGGTCGGCGACGACGTGGCAGGCCAGACCCGCCAGGCGTTCAAGAACCTCGAAACGGTCCTCGCCGAAGCCGGGTCGAGCCTGGCCGACGCGGTGATGGTGCGCGTGTACCTGACCGACACCAGCCACTTCGCCGCGTTCAACGAGGTCTACGACGAGCTGATCGGCGAAGCCCCGTACCCCGGCCGTACGACGGTGTACGTCGGCCTGCCCGCCGGGCTCCTCGTGGAGATCGACGTCCTCGCGGTTGTGGACTGA
- a CDS encoding sugar kinase: MGSTAVTTRASGPGGPPEVLCVGESMALFVPAGPGPPDEVRTWLRTVGGAESNVASHLPALGVSSAWASAVGDDPFGRAIVREIAAAGVGVEGVVVDPARPTGLYLKESGAGGSPVRYYRSGSAASAMGPDLLARLDFSGVRVLHLSGITPALSGSCEALVRALLDLPRDELIVSFDVNHRPALWAGRDLSVLRKLTARADLVLTGDDEAERVWGTGDPARLRELLPDPRALVVKHGERGATLMEGSADPLFAPALSVDVVEPVGAGDAFAAGFLAATLRGADPLTRLRRGHLQAAATLLTHDDVGAPLPEQVVTELLKADAEGWGAARLTVGGVLAT, encoded by the coding sequence ATGGGGAGTACCGCTGTGACGACCAGGGCGAGCGGTCCGGGCGGCCCGCCGGAGGTGCTCTGCGTGGGGGAGTCGATGGCCTTGTTCGTCCCGGCCGGACCCGGCCCGCCGGACGAGGTCCGCACCTGGCTGCGCACCGTCGGCGGAGCGGAATCGAACGTCGCCTCGCACCTGCCCGCCCTCGGGGTGTCCAGCGCGTGGGCGAGCGCGGTCGGCGACGATCCGTTCGGCCGCGCGATCGTGCGCGAGATCGCCGCCGCGGGCGTCGGCGTCGAAGGCGTGGTCGTGGACCCGGCGCGGCCGACCGGGCTGTATCTCAAGGAGTCCGGGGCCGGCGGCAGCCCGGTGCGGTACTACAGGAGCGGGTCGGCGGCGTCCGCGATGGGGCCGGATCTGCTTGCGCGGCTGGATTTCTCGGGGGTACGGGTGCTCCACCTGTCGGGCATCACCCCGGCGTTGTCCGGCAGCTGCGAGGCGCTCGTACGGGCGCTGCTGGACCTGCCGCGCGACGAGCTGATCGTGTCCTTCGATGTCAACCACCGTCCGGCGCTGTGGGCTGGCAGAGACCTGTCCGTGCTCCGTAAACTGACCGCCCGCGCGGACCTCGTGCTGACCGGGGACGACGAGGCGGAGCGCGTGTGGGGGACCGGTGATCCGGCGCGGTTGCGGGAATTGCTGCCCGATCCCCGCGCGCTGGTGGTCAAGCACGGCGAACGCGGAGCGACCCTGATGGAGGGCAGCGCGGACCCGCTGTTCGCGCCCGCGCTGAGCGTCGACGTGGTCGAGCCTGTCGGCGCCGGCGACGCCTTCGCCGCCGGTTTCCTGGCCGCTACCCTGCGGGGCGCGGACCCGCTCACGCGCCTGCGTCGCGGTCATCTTCAGGCAGCTGCGACGTTGCTGACCCACGACGACGTCGGCGCGCCGTTGCCGGAACAGGTCGTGACCGAGTTGCTGAAGGCGGACGCCGAAGGCTGGGGCGCGGCGCGGCTGACCGTCGGGGGTGTGCTGGCTACGTGA
- a CDS encoding 1-aminocyclopropane-1-carboxylate deaminase: MSLADFPRFPLLIGPSPVHRLDRLTEHLGGASVWAKREDLNSGLAFGGNKTRKLEYLVADALAQGADTLVSIGGVQSNHTRQVAAAAARAGMRAVLIQESWVDWHDPLHDRVGNIQLSRVLGAEVRLVEAGFGIGFKESWEQALAEVEAAGGRPYAIPAGASDHRLGGLGFANWVLELEAQERELGVFFDTIVVCSVTGSTQAGMLAGVAVSGKPRRILGIDASAKPAETRAQIGRIAGRTADLLGAGQPAEVLLDERYHAGIYGIPDESTLDAIRTAARLEGMITDPVYEGKSMAGLIDLVRRGEIPAGANVLYAHLGGQPTINAYTSVLG; this comes from the coding sequence ATGAGCCTGGCCGATTTCCCCCGTTTCCCCCTCCTGATCGGGCCGTCTCCGGTGCACCGGCTGGACCGGCTGACCGAGCACCTCGGCGGCGCCTCGGTGTGGGCCAAGCGCGAGGACCTCAATTCGGGGCTCGCGTTCGGCGGCAACAAGACCCGCAAGCTGGAGTACCTGGTCGCGGACGCGCTCGCGCAGGGCGCGGACACGCTGGTCTCCATCGGCGGGGTGCAGTCCAACCACACCCGGCAGGTCGCGGCGGCCGCGGCGCGGGCCGGGATGCGGGCCGTGCTGATCCAGGAAAGCTGGGTGGACTGGCACGATCCGCTGCACGACCGGGTGGGCAACATCCAGCTCTCCCGGGTCCTCGGCGCAGAGGTGCGGCTGGTCGAGGCCGGGTTCGGCATCGGGTTCAAGGAGAGCTGGGAGCAGGCGTTGGCCGAGGTGGAAGCCGCGGGCGGACGGCCGTACGCGATCCCGGCCGGCGCGTCGGACCACCGGCTCGGCGGGCTCGGCTTCGCGAACTGGGTGCTGGAACTCGAAGCGCAGGAACGGGAACTCGGCGTCTTCTTCGACACGATCGTGGTCTGTTCGGTCACCGGCAGCACGCAGGCGGGGATGCTCGCCGGGGTCGCGGTGAGCGGGAAGCCGCGGCGGATCCTCGGCATCGACGCTTCGGCGAAACCGGCCGAGACGCGGGCGCAGATCGGGCGGATCGCCGGGCGCACCGCGGACCTGCTCGGCGCCGGGCAGCCTGCCGAGGTGCTGCTCGACGAGCGCTACCACGCGGGGATCTACGGCATCCCGGACGAATCGACGCTGGACGCGATCCGCACCGCCGCCCGTCTGGAGGGGATGATCACCGACCCGGTGTACGAGGGGAAGTCGATGGCCGGGCTGATCGATCTGGTGCGGCGCGGGGAGATTCCGGCCGGAGCGAACGTGCTGTACGCGCATCTGGGCGGGCAACCCACGATCAACGCGTACACGAGCGTGCTCGGCTGA
- the infC gene encoding translation initiation factor IF-3 encodes MPEVRLVGPNGEQVGIVRIEDALRLAQEADLDLVEVAPQARPPVAKLMDFGKFKYESAQKARESRRNQQLTVIKEQKLRPKIDQHDYETKKGHVSRFLAAGNKVKVTIMFRGREQSRPELGYRLLQKLADDVTELGFVESSPKQDGRNMIMVLAPHKNVKPKAAKAETAPEA; translated from the coding sequence GTGCCGGAGGTCCGGCTCGTCGGCCCGAACGGCGAGCAGGTCGGCATCGTCCGGATCGAGGATGCGCTCCGGCTTGCCCAGGAGGCGGATCTCGACCTCGTCGAGGTCGCCCCGCAGGCGCGACCGCCGGTGGCCAAGCTCATGGACTTCGGCAAGTTCAAGTACGAGAGCGCGCAGAAGGCCCGCGAGTCCCGCCGGAACCAGCAGCTGACCGTCATCAAGGAACAGAAGCTGCGTCCCAAGATCGACCAGCACGACTACGAGACCAAAAAGGGTCACGTGTCGCGGTTCCTGGCGGCCGGCAACAAGGTCAAGGTCACGATCATGTTCCGCGGGCGCGAGCAGTCGCGGCCGGAGCTCGGCTACCGGCTGCTGCAGAAGCTCGCCGACGACGTCACCGAGCTCGGTTTCGTCGAGTCCTCGCCGAAGCAGGACGGCCGCAACATGATCATGGTGCTGGCCCCGCACAAGAACGTGAAGCCGAAGGCGGCCAAGGCCGAGACGGCACCCGAGGCGTAA
- a CDS encoding DUF1844 domain-containing protein, with protein sequence MSEQPSPPPPYSPDDRALADIPSVEVISRAAVMLLSAGAERLGLADADPEHSPHRDLDEARRLITALAGLVTASAEYLGLHAAPLRDGLQSLQKAFREASVVPDPPGQGPGEKYTGPVY encoded by the coding sequence GTGTCAGAACAACCTTCGCCACCGCCCCCGTATTCCCCCGACGACCGCGCGCTGGCGGACATCCCGAGCGTCGAGGTGATCAGCCGCGCGGCCGTCATGCTGCTGTCCGCGGGTGCCGAACGGCTCGGGCTGGCCGACGCCGATCCGGAGCACTCGCCGCACCGCGACCTCGACGAGGCCCGCCGGCTCATCACCGCACTGGCCGGGCTGGTCACCGCGTCGGCAGAGTACCTCGGGTTGCACGCCGCACCACTGCGGGACGGACTCCAGTCCCTGCAGAAGGCGTTCCGCGAAGCGTCCGTCGTCCCGGATCCGCCGGGGCAGGGACCGGGCGAGAAGTACACCGGACCGGTGTACTGA
- a CDS encoding IclR family transcriptional regulator, with product MSQSLDRALTVLDGLARGARTLDELAEEIGVHKTTVLRLLRTLESHHFVRREDTRHYRLGSALFDLANQALEEHDVRRSSHEALAALNARTGHTVHLASYEDGEVVYIDKYEGRHSVRMYSRIGKRAPLHCTAVGKVLVAAMPPAERRELAYALDYLVMTPNTITTPEAYLAELDRVQKLGYAVDNAEHEDFIHCIAAPIRGAGGEVLAAASISVPKILLDYDGLLALVPELRAATGEASVHSGWTGNGKGH from the coding sequence GTGAGTCAAAGCCTGGACCGCGCCCTGACGGTGCTCGACGGTCTCGCGCGCGGCGCGCGGACACTCGACGAGCTGGCCGAAGAGATCGGCGTGCACAAGACGACCGTGTTGCGTCTCCTGCGCACCCTGGAGTCGCATCACTTCGTACGGCGCGAAGACACCCGGCATTACCGGCTCGGCAGCGCGCTGTTCGATCTCGCGAACCAGGCGTTGGAAGAACACGACGTACGCCGTAGCTCACATGAGGCTCTCGCGGCTCTCAACGCGCGTACGGGCCACACCGTGCACCTCGCGTCTTACGAAGACGGTGAGGTCGTGTACATCGACAAATACGAAGGCCGTCACTCGGTTCGCATGTACTCGCGCATCGGGAAACGCGCGCCACTGCATTGCACAGCAGTCGGCAAGGTTCTCGTCGCAGCGATGCCACCGGCAGAGCGTCGCGAGCTGGCGTACGCCCTGGACTACCTGGTCATGACGCCCAATACGATCACGACGCCCGAGGCGTACCTGGCGGAGCTGGATCGCGTCCAGAAGCTCGGGTACGCAGTGGACAACGCGGAGCACGAAGACTTCATCCATTGCATCGCGGCTCCGATCCGCGGCGCCGGAGGCGAGGTGCTGGCCGCGGCGTCGATTTCGGTGCCCAAGATTCTGCTCGACTACGACGGCCTGCTGGCACTTGTCCCCGAACTGCGCGCGGCCACCGGGGAAGCTTCCGTCCACAGTGGATGGACGGGGAACGGAAAGGGGCACTGA
- a CDS encoding N-acyl-D-amino-acid deacylase family protein, whose translation MNTVIRGAQVADGTGAPLVRQDVGLAGSRIAEVAAPGTLTAARVLDATGQVLSPGFIDMHSHSDLQLLVAPDHLAKVSQGVTTEVLGQDGLSYAPVDDEVLAALRGQLAGWNDDPAGFDWNWRSVGEYLDRLDRDIAVNAAYLIPQGTVRMLAVGWDDRPATEAELARMKELVATSMAEGAFGLSSGLTYMPGMYASNDELTELCRVVGERGGYYSPHHRSYGAGALEAFAEMIEVSRRSGCPLHLAHATMNFSVNKGKAPELLRLLDDALDEGCDITLDSYPYLPGATYLSALLPSWAAEGGTAATLARLSDPDTRERIRVALEESGSDGAHGVPVDWHTIEINGVRRSENCALVGRSVADSARAAGKPPSELYFDTLLDERLGTSCLLHVGHEENVLAIMRHRTHTGGSDGLLVGDRPHPRAWGTFPRYLARYVRELGVLDLADCIAHLTGRAARRLGLADRGLIRPGYAADLVLFDPDTISDTATFDDPRQPATGISHVFVNGVAALEDTHPTGALAGHALRHPGRSR comes from the coding sequence CTGAATACCGTGATCCGCGGCGCGCAGGTCGCCGACGGCACCGGGGCACCCCTGGTCCGCCAGGACGTCGGGCTGGCCGGCAGCCGGATCGCCGAGGTCGCCGCACCGGGCACGCTCACCGCGGCCCGCGTGCTGGACGCCACCGGGCAAGTACTCTCCCCCGGGTTCATCGACATGCACTCGCATTCGGACCTGCAACTGCTCGTCGCGCCGGACCATCTCGCCAAGGTGAGCCAGGGCGTGACCACCGAGGTGCTGGGCCAGGACGGGCTCTCCTACGCACCGGTGGACGACGAGGTGCTGGCCGCGCTGCGTGGACAGCTGGCGGGCTGGAACGACGATCCGGCCGGGTTCGACTGGAACTGGCGGTCGGTCGGCGAGTACCTCGACCGGCTCGACCGGGACATCGCGGTGAACGCCGCCTACCTGATTCCCCAGGGGACCGTGCGGATGCTGGCCGTCGGCTGGGACGACCGGCCGGCCACCGAAGCCGAGCTGGCGCGGATGAAGGAGCTGGTCGCGACCAGCATGGCCGAAGGCGCGTTCGGCCTGTCGTCCGGGCTCACGTACATGCCGGGGATGTACGCGAGCAACGACGAGCTGACCGAGCTGTGCCGGGTGGTCGGCGAGCGCGGCGGCTACTACAGCCCGCACCACCGCAGCTACGGGGCCGGTGCGCTGGAGGCGTTCGCGGAGATGATCGAGGTCTCCCGCCGTTCGGGCTGTCCGCTGCACCTCGCGCACGCCACGATGAACTTCTCCGTCAACAAAGGAAAAGCGCCGGAACTGCTGCGCCTGCTCGACGACGCGCTCGACGAGGGCTGCGACATCACGCTGGACAGCTACCCCTACCTGCCGGGCGCGACCTACCTGTCCGCACTGCTACCCAGCTGGGCAGCCGAGGGCGGGACGGCGGCGACGCTGGCACGGCTGTCCGATCCGGACACTCGCGAGCGGATCCGCGTGGCGCTGGAAGAGTCCGGTTCGGACGGTGCGCACGGCGTGCCGGTCGACTGGCACACCATCGAGATCAACGGCGTCCGCCGGAGCGAGAACTGCGCGCTTGTCGGCCGCAGTGTCGCCGATTCCGCGCGAGCGGCCGGAAAACCACCGTCCGAACTGTACTTCGACACGCTGCTCGACGAGCGGCTCGGCACCTCCTGCCTGCTGCACGTCGGGCACGAGGAGAACGTGCTGGCGATCATGCGCCACCGCACGCACACCGGTGGTTCGGACGGGCTGCTGGTCGGCGACCGGCCGCATCCCCGCGCCTGGGGCACGTTCCCACGCTACCTCGCCCGGTACGTGCGCGAGCTGGGCGTGCTCGATCTGGCCGACTGCATCGCGCACCTCACCGGACGCGCGGCACGGCGGCTCGGTTTGGCCGACCGTGGCCTGATCCGCCCCGGGTACGCCGCCGACCTGGTGCTGTTCGACCCGGACACGATCTCCGACACCGCGACCTTCGACGACCCACGGCAGCCCGCCACGGGCATCTCCCACGTCTTTGTGAACGGCGTCGCCGCGCTTGAAGACACCCATCCCACAGGCGCGCTCGCCGGGCACGCCCTTCGTCACCCCGGGAGGAGTCGATGA
- a CDS encoding GntR family transcriptional regulator yields the protein MSALPRVSRPLLRDEAYERIRHAIIDGSLAPGTPLRDADLAEQLGLSRAPVRQALLRLAEDGLVASKPQSYTRVAEFVADDVRDAVRLVRALHELAVREALPRLGRAHIAEMRTANERFAVAVAKGDVGAAIEADDELHDVPVRVAGNRAVAVTLGRYTPLLRRLEYARFSSLPAQRSVKRHDELIAALEGGDEATAARITATIWTDLEALLEDT from the coding sequence GTGAGTGCACTCCCCCGTGTTTCCCGGCCGTTGCTGCGTGATGAGGCGTACGAGCGGATCCGGCACGCGATCATCGACGGCAGCCTCGCGCCGGGCACGCCGCTGCGCGACGCCGATCTCGCCGAGCAGCTCGGCCTTTCCCGGGCGCCGGTGCGGCAGGCGTTGCTCCGGCTGGCCGAGGACGGGCTCGTCGCGTCCAAGCCGCAGAGTTACACGCGGGTTGCGGAGTTCGTCGCGGATGACGTGCGGGATGCGGTGCGGCTGGTGCGCGCGTTGCACGAACTCGCCGTACGCGAGGCGCTCCCCCGGCTCGGGCGCGCGCACATCGCCGAGATGCGTACGGCGAATGAGCGGTTCGCCGTGGCGGTCGCGAAGGGCGACGTGGGCGCAGCGATCGAAGCAGACGACGAGTTGCACGACGTACCGGTGCGCGTGGCTGGCAATCGTGCCGTCGCCGTGACGCTCGGGAGGTACACGCCGTTGCTGCGAAGGCTGGAGTACGCGCGCTTCAGTTCGTTGCCCGCGCAGCGTTCGGTGAAGCGGCACGACGAGCTGATCGCGGCGCTCGAAGGCGGCGACGAGGCCACTGCCGCCCGGATCACCGCGACCATCTGGACCGACCTCGAAGCGCTCCTGGAGGACACATGA
- a CDS encoding TrmH family RNA methyltransferase translates to MTGSLFRPGAVPFTERTPRVVAARKLTRRAEREKTGRFLAEGTNAVEAAVKYGTVHELFVTERAAAAYPALTTAAADRSVPVSPITDRAAAGLSETVTPQGIVAVCTVVDRPLETVLAAARLVVVLVDVAEPGNAGTVIRVADAAGADAVILAGDTVDPHNGKSVRSAAGSTFHIPLARTRDVPAALTALRAAGLRTLAASGYATTSLETLSFDTPVAWLFGNEAHGLPDEILTAADETVRIPLYGKAESLNLATAAAVCVYTTAMAAHR, encoded by the coding sequence CTGACCGGCAGCCTTTTCCGGCCCGGGGCGGTCCCGTTCACCGAACGGACCCCCCGGGTCGTTGCCGCGCGCAAGCTGACCCGCCGCGCGGAACGCGAGAAGACCGGCCGTTTCCTGGCCGAGGGCACGAACGCCGTCGAAGCCGCGGTGAAGTACGGGACGGTGCACGAACTGTTCGTCACCGAACGCGCCGCCGCCGCATACCCGGCCCTGACGACCGCGGCCGCCGACCGTTCCGTGCCGGTCTCGCCGATCACCGACCGTGCCGCCGCGGGGTTGTCGGAAACCGTGACGCCACAAGGAATCGTGGCCGTCTGCACAGTCGTCGACCGTCCTTTGGAGACGGTCCTGGCCGCGGCCCGTCTGGTGGTCGTCCTCGTCGACGTCGCAGAGCCGGGCAACGCCGGCACCGTGATCCGCGTGGCCGACGCCGCCGGCGCTGACGCCGTGATCCTGGCCGGCGACACCGTGGATCCGCACAACGGCAAGAGCGTCCGATCCGCCGCAGGCAGCACGTTCCACATCCCGCTGGCCCGCACCCGCGACGTCCCCGCCGCGCTCACGGCCTTGCGCGCGGCCGGCCTGCGCACCCTCGCCGCTTCCGGCTACGCCACGACGTCCCTGGAAACGCTGAGTTTCGACACCCCCGTGGCCTGGCTCTTCGGCAACGAGGCCCACGGCCTCCCCGACGAGATCCTCACCGCAGCCGACGAAACGGTACGCATCCCGTTGTACGGCAAGGCGGAAAGCCTCAACCTGGCCACCGCGGCCGCCGTCTGCGTCTACACCACGGCGATGGCCGCACACCGCTGA